The sequence ATCCTCAATCTGACTCGAGTTGAAGaaactaaattatttttttttctttttactacaaTAAAAACTATATGGTTAGTTTTGATCGTAGGAAGAACATACGGTATGTTCAAATTTAATCGTTTATCCGTCTTCATGAATTTGTCTCCATCTAATCAGTTTTTCAAATATTATCATATTCAAATgagggaaaaaaaagaaggaatcaaaacttagaagaggaaaaaaatattTCGAATGCTGAAAACatccttttctaatttttttatttctaaattatgatatcTTGTATCTTTTGTCGATGAGCATTGATTAGATATGATATGTTCAATAAACATTGATTAGATTTCATGCCGtttcattaataaaaaataatgaacatATCAATTTCGTCATAAATTTCAATGAGCAGCTTGCATCCGACTTAAATACCTTTAACTTCAATTTCTTTTGGTATTTGTTTAAAAAGATCTAATTTAGTATAATTATCACCAATATATATTATCCATTTATTCTTTTGTAtaacttaattttaatattttataatatttattattttaaattattttatcattttatgaattatattaatataatatatatatatatatatatatatatatatatatatatatatatatatatatatatatatatatatatatatatatatatatatgacaaaagAGGATTTCAAACATCTAGAATCAATGGTAAGATGTATAAAGAAACGATATCATCTATTAAAAACATACCAAGATATATAGAAGGATCGGAGAAGAAGATCATATTGGGAAATTACAGATTTAAACATCAAAAGAAATTTAAACATCAAAAGAAATACACCCTAGCCCTAAACATATAGAAGATCGAAAGACATTGAACGCGAAAAGCATTGTGGAACATCGAATCCAAACAACCAAGAAACAAAACGTGACCCTCAATCGAAAAGAAGActtaatcaagaaaaaaaatggcCAATTGCTTCAAGGGTGGCGTAGGACGATAGCAAGGATGGTACGTCACCATGATGTTGGCCATCCGCTTGTACCCATCGTCACAGATTGCGTCATTCCCAAGATCTCAGAATGATAGAAAACTAGAACTAAATCCTAAACCCCTTTCACAAATAAAACATGATCAAGATAAAGAATAATCAAAAGGGTGTTTACTAGGGTGTCGAAGCCCCATTTCCAAGATCTCGGAATAACAATACAAAGACCAGCGAACGTTGCAATCTATCCTATAAGTGTCCTTCAAGATCTGAACGAGCTCAATGTTCCAAAGCGCAACCGAAGCCCGACCAAATCAAACCAATATAACACAAAGGCCAATGGATGCCAACGCATATGAAAACGTCATATAACTCTAATAAAAGTCTCCAACCAGAGGATAATTACAACCtgattgattatgaaatcaaaagCAACATCGAAATCGATTTCTCTAACATCAattatttttcttcctcttcagCATGTTCTTGAACCAGTAGGCCGATTCCTTTGGGTATCGCATGTTCGTCTTAAAGTCCACGTAAACCAGACCAAACCTCGAAGTGTAACCCAACCTCCACTCGAAGTTATCGAGGAGAGACCATGCAAAGTATCCGATCACCGTCGCACCATCATCCATCGCCCTCTTCAGCTCAGTGATGTAGCTCTTGTAGAAGTTGATCCTCTTTGTGTCGCGCAAACCTTCTGGTAGAGTGACATTGCCTGGCTGATCCATTCCTatgatcatcatcaacatcatcatcatcatcgtcgttgTCAAGAGATCACAAACTGTGATAACAACGGAGCGAGGAGAACATAGAATGTTTCATACCATTTTCTGCGAGGATGATGACTGGATCACCATAATTTACCTTCACGTAGGTCACAGCTTTGTACATTCCCCATGGAACTATGTAGAGCCAGCCGGAGTAGGCCTGAGTAAAATTCCATTACTAAAAGGTTAATCAACAGTTGCTTGTCAAGTGTAGATCAACGCAAGTCACAGATTAGGTGAAAAAGTATTTTAATGAGAAGAAGAAAAGGCATGGTTTTACCTGTGGACCAATCGGGACACCATCTCGGTCAACTGCAAGATATGGAAATGTAAGAAAGAAGGTTAACACAAAGAATGAAGCTATTACAAGGGATCAGCAAATCTAACATTTGAATTCGACGTGCCAGTCGTCTTGGTAGCTGACAGGTTTGGGATTGGTGACTCCATTATCCTTCATGTAGTAAGACGTGTATTGGTTGACACCAACATAATCATATGAACCTTTCACCATCTTCACTTGATCAGCGGTGAATTTAGGAAGCCTGTCCTTGACAATTTCTCGAATTGATTTTGGATAGTATCCATATGTTAGAGGGTGAAGAAACCTGCAAACAGAGAAAGAGATCAATCGGTCACTTAGAGATTTCTCAATTGGAATAGGCTGCATTgttaccatccaaggtggaaatccCTGGCTCTCTGGGCCGCAGCTTCGTCATTTGCTGAGTGTGTATAAGGCTCGTACCAAACGAAATCCAAAAGAATGCCAATTTTGCCTTTCTGATCTACCTGAATAGAGAGAACACAACAAGAAACATATGTTGATCATGGTTATATGTTGTATGACAGAATCATGACTTGTGTGCACAAGTCCAAACCTGATACTTTTCACGATATCTCTTCACTGCAGCTGCATGTGATAAGATGAGATTATGAGTGACGATGTAAGGCTCTGTGGCTGAGTTTCCACCAAATTTGCAGTTGGTACATCTTCCAGGGGCATGAAAGCCACTGTCATAACCGAGAGCTGACACCACCCTGGGCTCATTGAATGTGAACCAGTTCTTGACTCTATCTCCGTACCTCTCAAAGCAGAAGTCCGCATAGTTGGCAAATGCATCCCTGCATGATACAACTCATCAGACGGGCTTAAACAATCTCCAATGATTTATAATGCAAAGAGCATTATAGATTAAGGCATTATCAGCAGCCAAGGGCTTACACTATCTTGGGGCTCAGCCAACCCAGATACTCTTTCTGAAGTGCCAATGGAAGATCGTAGTGATAAAGATTTGCATAGGGAGTAATGCCTGAAACAAAAAATAGAACGAAAAAAGATTGTCGTTTGTTTCTTTTGATCATTAAACGTATAAAGCTTACCTTGCAGTATCAAGTAGTCGATTAGCCGGTCATAATAGTCTACGCCTTGCCAATTAATCTCTCCAGTTCCATCTAGAAAAAAGAATTCGTTATCTAACAGGAGTGGATAATGCAAAATTGGTATAGATCAAAGATGAGGAttggatgataaaaaaaataatagaaaaatatgtTTCCAGTACTTGGAAAAATCCTGCTCCAGGAGATCGAGAATCGATATGCATCAAAGTTGAACTTCTTCATGATATCGACATCTTCCTGAACCATGAGGTGTTACCAAGTTAACATTCTTTAACTCAACAATGAGAAATCGAAACCTATGAAGTTCTACAAGTAGTAACGACTTGATAAAGACCATAGACTACTCTACCTTATAGTGATGGTATTCATCAACTGATACATCAGCAGTGGCATTGTTGGGAATCATACCTACGGTCAACCAACACACAAGAATAGAAATCCTCCAACCAAAAATATTGAACCATTTCAGTGAAGAGGATGAAGTAAAAGAGAATGAGAAAGACTGCATGATACCCGGAACCCTAACGAATGCATCCCATATGCACGGTCCCCTGCCGCCCTTGAGCGCCATGCCTTCAACTTGGTAGGCGGAGGCTGCAGTGCCGAAGACGAAGCCCTCAGGAAATGCATCACGGTTTAGTTGGTGGGAGTGGGCTCCAGCCGCGAAGCGTTGGTGGGAGTGGGCTCCAGCCGCGAAGCATGGATTGATTGATAATATGAAGAGCAAAAAGATGACAAAGGATGAGAACAGGATGGAACACATCTTAGAACATAGATGATAATGTGGATGTAAGACAATACATTTATAGGAGGGCTGAAGAGCGGAAAGCATAGAGTGGATAAGAACTCAGGATTATTTGCGATTGAATAGTTGATCCGTTAACCACCTACTTGAATGGATAGCGTTTGTGAACAAATCTAAATCTATGAAGATTTGTTCTGTATCGATTTATTATTGTAATTATTATAATGTatatgatacataataatatttttattttaaaaatatataattaataaatcataattattgaattgtgatgttagaatgattagtattatttaattagacatatttatgttttaaaaaaaattacatatgaatttttattatttaattagttttaaactt comes from Musa acuminata AAA Group cultivar baxijiao chromosome BXJ3-3, Cavendish_Baxijiao_AAA, whole genome shotgun sequence and encodes:
- the LOC135632533 gene encoding beta-glucosidase 26-like; the protein is MCSILFSSFVIFLLFILSINPCFAAGAHSHQRFAAGAHSHQLNRDAFPEGFVFGTAASAYQVEGMALKGGRGPCIWDAFVRVPGMIPNNATADVSVDEYHHYKEDVDIMKKFNFDAYRFSISWSRIFPNGTGEINWQGVDYYDRLIDYLILQGITPYANLYHYDLPLALQKEYLGWLSPKIVDAFANYADFCFERYGDRVKNWFTFNEPRVVSALGYDSGFHAPGRCTNCKFGGNSATEPYIVTHNLILSHAAAVKRYREKYQVDQKGKIGILLDFVWYEPYTHSANDEAAAQRARDFHLGWFLHPLTYGYYPKSIREIVKDRLPKFTADQVKMVKGSYDYVGVNQYTSYYMKDNGVTNPKPVSYQDDWHVEFKFDRDGVPIGPQAYSGWLYIVPWGMYKAVTYVKVNYGDPVIILAENGMDQPGNVTLPEGLRDTKRINFYKSYITELKRAMDDGATVIGYFAWSLLDNFEWRLGYTSRFGLVYVDFKTNMRYPKESAYWFKNMLKRKKNN